In the Acropora muricata isolate sample 2 chromosome 1, ASM3666990v1, whole genome shotgun sequence genome, one interval contains:
- the LOC136914093 gene encoding eukaryotic initiation factor 4A-I-like, which yields MSHDSDLRNPDSERSREERNGPPGMDTEGDIESNWDEVVDSFDNMNLKESLLRGIYAYGFEKPSAIQQRAIVPCCKGLDVIAQAQSGTGKTATFSIAILEKIDVSLLECQALVLAPTRELAQQIQKVVIALGDYMEAKCHACIGGTDVKENMLALEKGLHTVVGTPGRVYDMMSRRSLDPRSIKMFVLDEADEMLSRGFKDQIYDIFRKLPTSVQVILLSATMPADVLEVTKRFMRDPIRILVKKEELTLEGIKQFYIHVEREEWKLDTLCDLYETLTITQAVIFLNTRRKVDWLTEKMHGKDFTVSAMHGDMDQKERDVIMREFRSGSSRVLITTDLLARGIDVQQVSLVINYDLPGNRENYIHRIGRGGRFGRKGVAINFVTTDDVRSLKDIEQFYNTTIDEMPMNVADLI from the exons GAACCCTGACTCTGAACGGTCTCGAGAAGAGAGAAATGGACCACCAGGAATGGACACTGAGGGAGATATCGAG TCAAACTGGGATGAGGTTGTCGACAGTTTTGATAACATGAACTTGAAAGAATCGTTACTTCGAGGCATCTATGCTTACGG GTTTGAAAAACCATCAGCTATTCAACAGAGAGCAATCGTACCCTGTTGTAAAG GACTTGACGTGATTGCTCAAGCTCAGTCTGGTACTGGGAAAACTGCAACATTCTCAATTGCCATCCTTGAGAAGATTGATGTGTCTCTTCTAGAATGCCAAGCACTTGTCTTGGCCCCAACAAGAGAGTTGGCACAACAG ATTCAAAAGGTAGTTATTGCTCTTGGTGATTACATGGAGGCGAAATGCCATGCTTGCATTGGTGGTACTGATGTCAAGGAAAACATGCTTGCATTAGAAAAAGGACTTCACACTGTTGTTGGAACTCCAGGCAGAGTTTATGACATGATGAGTAGACGAAGCCTTG ATCCCAGAAGTATCAAGATGTTTGTGTTGGATGAAGCTGATGAAATGTTATCAAGGGGCTTCAAAGATCAAATCTATGATATTTTTCGGAAATTGCCGACTTCAGTACAA GTTATTTTGCTTTCTGCAACAATGCCTGCCGATGTGCTGGAAGTGACTAAAAGGTTTATGCGGGATCCAATACGAATCCTAGTAAAGAAAGAGGAGTTAACCCTTGAAGGTATCAAGCAGTTTTACATCCATGTGGAACGAGAG GAATGGAAACTTGATACCCTGTGCGACTTGTATGAGACTTTGACTATCACTCAGGCTGTAATTTTCTTAAACACGAGGAGAAAAGTAGACTGGCTTACAGAAAAAATGCATGGAAAGGACTTCACAGTGTCAGCCATG CATGGTGATATGGACCAAAAAGAGAGGGATGTAATCATGAGGGAATTTCGCTCTGGTTCCAGCCGTGTGCTTATCACTACAGACTTGCTG GCACGTGGTATTGATGTACAGCAAGTGTCCTTAGTTATTAATTATGACTTGCCTGGAAATCGTGAGAATTATATTCACAG GATTGGTCGCGGTGGTCGGTTTGGTCGTAAAGGTGTGGCCATTAACTTCGTGACCACGGATGATGTTCGATCTTTGAAGGATATTGAACAGTTTTACAACACAACAATTGATGAAATGCCCATGAATGTGGCTGATCTTATCTGA